A window of Metabacillus sp. B2-18 contains these coding sequences:
- a CDS encoding DAK2 domain-containing protein, with amino-acid sequence MSITTLDGKQFAEMILQGANHLSNNSKLVDALNVFPVPDGDTGTNMNLSMTSGAKEVRNNPSAHIGKTGNALSKGLLMGARGNSGVILSQLFRGFSKFIESKASINASEFAAALQAGVDTAYKAVMKPVEGTILTVAKDAAKAAVTAAQNETSIVKLMEITLKEAEASLKRTPDLLPVLKEVGVVDSGGQGLVFVYEGFLAVLKGEKLDTTNVATPSMDELVSAEHHKSVQSHINTEDIEFGYCTEFMVRFESGKTPFNEETFRQDLSHYGDSLLVIADDELAKVHIHAEHPGEVLSYGQKYGNLINMKIENMRQQHTDIVGEKPQVHSEQKIKKEKNKYGIITVSMGKGIAELFRSIGANEVIEGGQTMNPSTEDIVKAIHDVNAENIIILPNNSNIVMAAQQAASVVEENVIVVPSKTVPQGMAALLSFNPTVEPEEVGQIMSDALGNVKSGQITYAVRDTNIDGLDIAKGDFMGISNGKIVVTDRDQLSVSKKLLSEMITEDDEILTIIQGEDASDVEVEQLLAFAEEQFEDVEIEVHKGEQPLYSYIFSVE; translated from the coding sequence GTGTCTATTACAACTTTAGATGGTAAGCAATTTGCAGAAATGATCTTGCAAGGTGCTAACCACCTATCGAATAATTCGAAATTAGTCGATGCGTTAAACGTTTTTCCAGTTCCTGATGGTGACACTGGAACCAATATGAATCTATCTATGACATCAGGAGCAAAAGAGGTAAGAAATAATCCTTCTGCTCATATTGGGAAAACTGGTAATGCGCTTTCGAAAGGCTTATTAATGGGTGCCCGAGGAAATTCCGGCGTTATTCTATCGCAATTATTTAGAGGCTTTTCGAAGTTTATTGAATCAAAAGCAAGCATTAATGCAAGTGAATTTGCTGCAGCACTTCAAGCTGGTGTAGATACTGCATATAAAGCGGTAATGAAGCCTGTTGAGGGGACAATTTTAACTGTAGCAAAAGATGCAGCTAAAGCTGCTGTAACTGCTGCGCAAAATGAAACTTCGATTGTGAAACTTATGGAAATTACATTGAAAGAAGCTGAAGCATCATTAAAGCGTACTCCAGATCTACTTCCTGTATTAAAAGAGGTAGGAGTGGTTGATAGTGGCGGACAGGGCCTTGTATTTGTTTATGAAGGATTTCTTGCAGTTCTAAAGGGTGAAAAACTTGATACAACAAATGTGGCGACACCTAGTATGGATGAGCTTGTTAGTGCTGAGCATCATAAAAGTGTACAAAGCCATATAAATACGGAAGATATTGAATTCGGATATTGTACGGAATTTATGGTACGCTTTGAAAGTGGAAAAACGCCTTTTAATGAAGAAACGTTTCGTCAAGATTTAAGTCATTATGGTGATTCTTTATTAGTAATTGCTGATGATGAATTAGCTAAAGTACATATACATGCTGAACATCCGGGTGAGGTTTTATCATATGGTCAGAAATATGGAAACCTTATCAATATGAAAATTGAAAATATGCGTCAACAACATACTGATATCGTAGGTGAAAAACCACAAGTTCATTCTGAACAGAAAATCAAGAAAGAAAAGAACAAATACGGTATCATAACAGTGTCAATGGGAAAAGGTATTGCTGAATTATTTAGAAGCATTGGTGCTAATGAGGTTATTGAAGGTGGCCAAACAATGAATCCAAGCACAGAGGATATTGTTAAGGCTATTCATGATGTGAATGCTGAAAATATTATTATTTTACCTAATAACTCAAACATTGTGATGGCTGCTCAACAGGCGGCATCAGTAGTGGAAGAAAATGTTATTGTTGTCCCTTCCAAAACCGTTCCACAAGGAATGGCTGCTTTACTTTCTTTCAATCCTACGGTTGAGCCTGAAGAAGTCGGGCAAATTATGTCGGATGCATTAGGTAATGTTAAGAGCGGTCAAATTACTTATGCAGTACGTGATACGAACATTGATGGACTTGATATTGCAAAAGGCGATTTTATGGGAATATCTAATGGGAAGATTGTTGTTACTGATCGTGATCAGCTTTCAGTATCTAAAAAACTTCTTTCTGAAATGATTACAGAAGATGATGAAATTTTAACAATCATTCAAGGAGAAGATGCAAGTGATGTAGAAGTCGAG